In Rhinolophus ferrumequinum isolate MPI-CBG mRhiFer1 chromosome 8, mRhiFer1_v1.p, whole genome shotgun sequence, the DNA window GACATTATCTCTGAAATTCTACAATCCTGATATATACTTTCATTCCTTTAGGTAGCATATAGGATATTTTTATGCCCAAACCAAGAGATTTTACCTGACCAAGCATTTGTCTAActagaagaaaaatcccaagtttaataaaaatgaactaaataaGATGTGATACCAGATTTAAAGATGTCATGTTAATTCTTAACTGTTAACTTAAAGGAACTGCTCATTCAGAACCTTTATCATCAAGGTTTGTGTATAATTTATAAGCCTTCCATTTTCAAATACTGCCTTAAAGACTAGATCTTGaaggaaagcaaatgaaatgatTCTTATGTGAAGAACACAAATACAAAACACTTGGGATTTTTTGTGGCTATCATAAAATCATTAATTaccttgattttccttttcttataaaggTTAATGCTGCTCTTGACGTTTAAAACcttctgaatatttataaaaaggcaCTTTTAATGTGTAATGGGAAGGAAATATTCCTTTCTGAGTTAGCAATCTGATATCTTATTTTGTAGCCTGCAAGAATGCCCCTTAATAAAtgctaaaacaaaatatattgtaaatTAAGATTATCCTACTATAAttgtacatttaaataaatagtcAGCACTGAAATTTAGGAATAGATTTTGCCTCATAGATACCTGTATGGTTTTTATAGGATTTGTAACATGTTTCACTCCTTCATTCCGTCACTTTTTCCAACAGCAAAAAACAAGTATatttgaagaagacaaaaaataaataaaataagaaggtaGTAAATAGGAATAGACCTAAGTTCTAAGAAATTTGGGGGGAAAGAGTTTTATCTTCGAATTTTGAACACTGAATAATATAGGAAAATTTAGGAGTTTGGATCCAACCCATTTAAGGAAATCCCAGTAACGAAATGTAAGCTATGAGACGTAGTACAGTAGATTGAAAACCTTCATAATTTTGGCTATGAGAAATAAAATCCGAAGGATTTCCAGACaatatcttttgcttttttcttcttttttacttttgtgttCCAAAGTAATTTTGCAACCACTATTTAACCCCcgatttgcttttcattttcaatctcAAAGTCACTATGCATTCTTGGTGGTTTTCAGGAAATTCATCAACATCAGTAACAGATCTGGCAGTAACAATATAGAAAATAGGACAAATATGTATGGCTTTAAGCATGAgggagataaaaaaacaaaacaatgagaatGCATACCACAGTTATAGTCATCGCCATCGTCTAACCaaacacacagaatgaaaatAGGAATCCCCAGACCGTGACACTAGAGCACAATGCCAAGATACAATCACTGTTAAGTCTGAGCATGACAAAGAAACAGATGGTCATGACCTCTTTTgcaggaagggggaaaaataataatgatacaaGACACTTAATAGCGAAATTGTTCATGACTGCTGAGattcttgaaagaaaaacaaatgaagaagctgCTACCgtaatgagattaaaaaaacaacaacaacaaaaaacatgtcTATGTTTGCCAGCCACATTGCAGAATTGAACAGTCACCTGTCGTTTTCCGCTTAACACAGGAGAGATGAGTTGGTCTAGTATATTTGATAGCaggttttaaaatgaatttcctgGAAGGAGAGTGGGCCTGAACTTCTGTTTTTTTAGCAAGTTCAGCCTTCTTATAAACTGCTatgaataagaaaacacaaaaagcataccatcaggaaaaaataaacacttggagcaaaaccaaacaaaatttcataaataGTTACCATGGTTATGCAGttctttttctacaaaaaagtaataatgaattacttcaaatacatttttaaagaagtgattgTTAAATGaaccttttttccttctcacttcATCTCTGGAGACTGTGCTAGGTTCCTTTTTAGCTATTTTTCTTTCAGGAGTGGAAATTCTGCCTCTCCCGGTTTtaaaaggcttttcttttctatgtttctCAAGAGATGGTCTCCGAGCTTCCTTTTCAGCTTTCTCCTCTTTAGGAATAGTTTCTAACTGTTCTGTCATGATGCTCCTATCATCATCTGCGGATCAAAGCACATCAtgacaacaagaacaacaaaaacattagTAAGAAATGTACCAAATCCTTCATCTttttaacaaaatgcaaaataaagaggtaaagggatttttttaaatgtttaaaatgaaaaaaaaaaatccattaggTTATCGAATTGTATTTGggagcagaaaattaaaaaaaaaaaatgcacacctTGAGTGTCCACCCAGAGGCTGTCAGCATCCATGATGGAGTCATCAATGGTGGTCTCGTCTTTGTAATCATCATAGGTTTCTGCCTTGTATTCTGAGAGCCCAACCTCTTCTCTCTCAGGGGAAGCCGGAGCTTCTGGGGAGCCATCCTTGGGTTCGGCCTGGGCTTCAGCTGCTTCTTCTATTTTGAGCTGTTCCTCACCAGGAGGGGACAGTCTCCTTTCCACCTCAGGCTGCTCTATGGCTGCGAAACGCACGCTGTGGGAACCCGACTCCCCTTCATCCGTTGTGGTTTGCACTACGGTGATGAAATCATCTTCAATAGTCACAACAGACTCAATCACTCCTTTGTGTTCACCTGGGCAGGTCTCCCCAGATTCCCCCCTGACACCTGAGACACCCAGGTCAGTAATCTGAAGGGTGTCTGAGCGAAAAAGCAGTTTATCGTATTCTCCTCGGGCTTCTATCTCTTCTTCCTCACTCTGAGCTTCTGCTGGTTCAGCCCCAATGCCTTCAAGCAATGGCTCTGTAGCCTCTGAGGGTGTGATAGATATACCAGGGgtctctttgctttcttctttcgGCAGCTGAATAAATTCCATCTGGACATCCGCTCTCTCATCTGGGGCTAAATCAGCCTCTGAAATAGCAGGTGCACAAGGTATTTCCACTGACAATTTGATGGCAATCTCGTCTTGAATTAGAGAAGATTCTGGGGATGTTTCCTTCTTGCCCTCATCAGGCTTCAGGGACTCCATGGTCAGGCTTTCATGTTCACCGCTGGACTCGTAGGATTCTTCTTTGTCTACAGCTTCCTGATGCACCAAGTCAGGCTTGGCCACCTTCTCCTTGATTTCTGCAGTGTCACTGACTCTGGTGCCTTCTTTCATGTGGCCAGACTCAACACCCATAAACATATCTGCATCCTGAGGTGCTGTGGATGAGGGAGTGAGAACCTGTGTAGCTTCGAGTTTAAGCTCTGCTGCTTGTCCAGCATTTATGGTTAGTCCCGAGGCcatttgtccaaagtcactgATTTTAATATCTAATTGACCTTGGTTAGCTTTCTTTGCACTGAAATCCAGTTCTGGGTGAGCTTCCTTGGGTGGTTCTACCTCAGCTACCTCTGGCACTGAACTAAgacttttctctgctttctcagcCATGAGAAGTGATGCATCCTTTGACACTGTCAGTTCTTTGGCCAAAGCATGCTCGTAGGTTACTCCTAATCCAAATGTTTCAATGTTATCTTCTGTTTCCTTGGAATGTTCTTTTGAATCAGCATGTTCTTCACTCTTTTCTAGTACAGTATCCAGCTTCTCATTAGCTTTCCTCTCTTGATCAAACTCCCTACTCAGTCCTGATTTGTCACCAGAGACAAGTGGGGACGCTTCTTTCTCAGTACTGAACTCATCTTTGACTCTTCCAGCAGCTGCCAGTTTTACTTCAATCAATGAAAGGTCTGTGGCCAAATCTCTTCGCACTTTATCATCAGTGCCTTCATGAAAGGAACCACTCTCTCCTGATAAATTCTCACTGTCTTGAACAGGTGATGGAAGTGGGActgtgtatttattgaacacacaGTAGCCCAGGTCTTCGATCTGACTGTCTGTTTTAACGATGATGTGATTTTCATCTGCGACAGGGGGCAAGCCAGTACTCCTCTCCTCAACCACAGTCTCTGATGGGACTGACTTCCGCCTGGCCGCCTCCTCTGCACTCACAGAAGCTAGTCTTGACCTTGTTCCTGCCAGATCTAGCATTTCAGGCAGGTCAGGGGCCATGACAGTACCGTTTTTGTAATAATCTTTGGCTAGGAAAGGCGACTCACACAATGTTTCGACTTGAGTGCTTGGCTCTCCAGTAGCTTTTTCTCCCTCTATctgttcttcttcctctttaCTTTCTATTGGGAAGCAAGGGGCTTTCTCCAGTGCAGGTGTAGTGGCTGGAAGGTAATCATCCCCTTCGTCCATACTTCCACTAGTGTTGGTCAGGATATCAGAAGCCAACGGAGAGAGATCATGCCCCCGACCAAAGTTAAATCCAAGGGCTATGGAATCCAGGCAAGACATGGGCAAATTGATTGACATGCTCCTTTGTTCTATTGCAGACCTGCCACCAAGTCCTAAACTCCTGCTTAGTGTCAAATCATCCTTATTCTTACTGTGGAGATCCCTTTTCTCCCCATACACTTTTGGATCAATAGTGAACATTCTTTCTTGAGGAGAACTAGGTTCCTCAGGTAAATCAGATGGATAACTCTTTGCAAAAGTGCTATACCCTGCTTCTTGGGCTGCAGCATTGGGCTGGGATTCTTTACCTGCCTGAAGTCCCTTGTCGCCATTTTTATACATGGGAGACACAGTATCAAAAGACTTTTGGGCGTTTTCTCTTGTGTCACTCAGTTCATAGTAATCACTGCCTGGCTGAATGCTTTTTGTCACTTCTTCTTTCAAGGCAGATGTTTCAAAGTACTTGGACATGCCTGATTTATCTTCGTAAAATGGCATGTCAAGCTCAGCAGATGTTGCAGCCCCAACTCCTTCAACCTTATTATCTTTGTCAGCAactttttcttcaaaaaggtCCTCGATTGCACTCTTTTCACTTAGTGCGGCTGGTTCCTTCCTGACGTTCTCCAGTGTCGTAGAGGCCATGGCTGTATTTGTAACTGTTTGCTCCAGACTTACAGGGGATGACTCCTGTTTTGATGCATTCGTGGTAGGCTCTTGGCCTTTCTGTTCTTCTTCTGAGAAAGTGTGCTTTATGGAGGGCTGAATTATGCCTGTTTCTTTACCGGTCAATTTTGGGGGTTCACTCTCTTTTGGCATGGTTTCCTTGTCAGAACTAGTTGTTTTTTCTTCAAGCTTTAGCTGAGGTTCCTTTTCAGTAAGTGTAGATTCCTGTCCACTAAGGGTGGATGTCTCTTTTTTCTGCACACTCTCTTGCTTCAttgctcctttttcttctcctaaaaCTTTCTCTGGGACACATTCTTCCACAATCGGAATGTGGGCAACTTTAGGTGACATCGTTGCCTCTGAGGCTGGTGCGTCTGCCATTTTGTCAGGTTTATCCTTATGGGGCTCTTCAACTTTAGCAATGTCTTTGGCAGTCACTGGGCCACTGATTTCAAGAGACTTTTTATCACTTAGTTGTAATAGGGCAGCAGCAAAGGGTGATACTTCTCcaactatttcattcttcatgaCATCTAAAGGAAGAGTGAAGCTTCCACCCTGAAAGGGACTTGGCATGGGAGAATCAAATTGTTTCCCTTCCCATTTTGGGATATCCTCAAGTACGTCTTTTTTCTTCATGGGTGTTAGGGGGCCAGGAGATATTGGAGCAACTAAACCCCACTCATCATTTTTTGCTTCCATTGGCATTTCGATGAACCAGTTCTTTTGCTCTTTTGGAGCTGGGGTTTCTGCAGGGAGACCAATACCAGGTACTACCAGGCTTGGTTCTGTCTTCTGTTTTGTGTCTTCTAGGCCAGAACCAAGAGCGTGCCCAAACAGAGTGAGTGgtgctctttcttcttctgcaCCTTGCATGTCCTTTTTATCAGGGGAAGTTTTAATTGTCTCAGGCTGAGAAACTAAGGCAGTATGTTTAAGGTCTTCACCAGGCTTTATCTGTTTCTCTGACTCCTTCTTGTCTAACGGCTCAGCTAAAGAGGGAGTCAATTCCTGTTGATCATGGAACTCCATCTTCGAGGCTGTAAGTACACCTGAAGTAATTGGgttgatttttaaacaaataataggCAAGTGCTTTCAGGCAGTAagcttaaaattatattttgaaatgacaaatgaATGGtagggtaaaaagaaaaattatggaacATGCAAGCATGctacccatttaaaaatatggaaatgtcaGGATTGAGATATATTTGTACTATTGCTAAAATGAACTCCCATTGTGAATTAATGCATAGAGGAATTGTAGTAAGagcatattttgaatattttttcttttgtttgtttgttcggtCTCTCCTAAACAGTATGTGATATGTATTGTAGTAGGAAAAAATTTCCATATGCCTTCTACAGATAAAAATTACGAGTTAAAGAGTATTGAATAAATAGCTAATACTAGGgtacaaagaatatatataaactaaaaatgaaacaagattgaTATCTACTAAactttttcatctattttctcatttaaaagtgAATTGGTAGGCCATGGGCAGAAGGccaattaatttataataagCATCAACAGCTTCAATTAGCTTGATCAACAAACACCAGGACTAATATGGGGGTATTGAAAGGTTACTGACAATTTTTTAGAAGTCATTGAGATTAAATTtcaggaatataaataaatattcgcTATTGACTTTATATGATAAGGTCTAAGAACTGACAAGTCAATTTCCACCACATTCAAAATTCTTAATTTGTAATCATTACTTAGTCTGTATGACATAGAAGAAAATCCGAATTATACCATTAATACTGGGAAGTCATGTGAGTAACAAAATTTAAAGAGAGTCAActattaaaatatctttctctCCTTGGTCATGACTTCATTCCCTGGAACACAACCAAATGGTGAAGCAGTCACCATTATTGGCTTTAGGGAGGCTTCACAGAAATTAAAtgactcttttttatttctatttgttcaCCAATCAAAAAGGCTTCAGAGTCTCACTTGTGTTTTAAGGGtaatgatattttattgtggtcaTTAGAGCTAAATGTAATTATCTAAAgaagatttggggaaaaataaaatttaatcatcTGTCAAGAGCAAGTGTATGGATCATCATTACCTTATATACTTGTGTGTCCTGTTGtaacaatagaaaagaaatactttatGAACTTCTAAGAAAGATTAGATGAATAAAAACTCAAAAGAGATGGGGATGATCAAATGGATTGGTTGGCTGCCATGGAGAGGAAATGATGTGAGAAGCATCAGCAGGAGCTTTTAAGGTAACCAAACCAGTATTCATTGAAGCATAAAACATATAGCATATTGCGGTTGCAAACAAAAAGGATTCTACCATTTAAGCCTCTTTGTGCCCAAATCCAACTCTACAGtttgaaataaaagcatatgaATTGCTgtccccaaaataaaaacaaaaataaaaatacacatgtatTAGCAATGTGACTGGCAAACATTTGAGATGGGTGGGGGTAGCTCACATAGCGTCATCAGCCTGGCTGCAAAGCGTATTGTATCATGgcaaagtaaaatgaagaatCAGCTGCAGCCTGGGAAAACCAAGCTGCCACACAGCACCTGTGCAAGCCACACTCTGTTCATTGAGCCTAAAACAGTGGTCTTAGGCTCATGACAAGACCCAGCAATGGAACAGCATTGGAAAAGGCATCAGTCAGGTTGGTAAGCTGCTGGAGAGATCATTTGCAACAAAATGCATGCAAATC includes these proteins:
- the MAP2 gene encoding microtubule-associated protein 2 isoform X16, with the protein product MADDRKDDAKVPHWTSAQLTEASAHPHPPEIKDQGGAGEGLVRSANGFPYREDEEGAFGEHGSQSTYSDTKENGINGELTSADRETAEEVSARIVQVVTAEAVAVLKGEQEKEAQHKDQPAALPLAPEETANLPPSPPPSPASEQTVPVEEGVLTASKMEFHDQQELTPSLAEPLDKKESEKQIKPGEDLKHTALVSQPETIKTSPDKKDMQGAEEERAPLTLFGHALGSGLEDTKQKTEPSLVVPGIGLPAETPAPKEQKNWFIEMPMEAKNDEWGLVAPISPGPLTPMKKKDVLEDIPKWEGKQFDSPMPSPFQGGSFTLPLDVMKNEIVGEVSPFAAALLQLSDKKSLEISGPVTAKDIAKVEEPHKDKPDKMADAPASEATMSPKVAHIPIVEECVPEKVLGEEKGAMKQESVQKKETSTLSGQESTLTEKEPQLKLEEKTTSSDKETMPKESEPPKLTGKETGIIQPSIKHTFSEEEQKGQEPTTNASKQESSPVSLEQTVTNTAMASTTLENVRKEPAALSEKSAIEDLFEEKVADKDNKVEGVGAATSAELDMPFYEDKSGMSKYFETSALKEEVTKSIQPGSDYYELSDTRENAQKSFDTVSPMYKNGDKGLQAGKESQPNAAAQEAGYSTFAKSYPSDLPEEPSSPQERMFTIDPKVYGEKRDLHSKNKDDLTLSRSLGLGGRSAIEQRSMSINLPMSCLDSIALGFNFGRGHDLSPLASDILTNTSGSMDEGDDYLPATTPALEKAPCFPIESKEEEEQIEGEKATGEPSTQVETLCESPFLAKDYYKNGTVMAPDLPEMLDLAGTRSRLASVSAEEAARRKSVPSETVVEERSTGLPPVADENHIIVKTDSQIEDLGYCVFNKYTVPLPSPVQDSENLSGESGSFHEGTDDKVRRDLATDLSLIEVKLAAAGRVKDEFSTEKEASPLVSGDKSGLSREFDQERKANEKLDTVLEKSEEHADSKEHSKETEDNIETFGLGVTYEHALAKELTVSKDASLLMAEKAEKSLSSVPEVAEVEPPKEAHPELDFSAKKANQGQLDIKISDFGQMASGLTINAGQAAELKLEATQVLTPSSTAPQDADMFMGVESGHMKEGTRVSDTAEIKEKVAKPDLVHQEAVDKEESYESSGEHESLTMESLKPDEGKKETSPESSLIQDEIAIKLSVEIPCAPAISEADLAPDERADVQMEFIQLPKEESKETPGISITPSEATEPLLEGIGAEPAEAQSEEEEIEARGEYDKLLFRSDTLQITDLGVSGVRGESGETCPGEHKGVIESVVTIEDDFITVVQTTTDEGESGSHSVRFAAIEQPEVERRLSPPGEEQLKIEEAAEAQAEPKDGSPEAPASPEREEVGLSEYKAETYDDYKDETTIDDSIMDADSLWVDTQDDDRSIMTEQLETIPKEEKAEKEARRPSLEKHRKEKPFKTGRGRISTPERKIAKKEPSTVSRDEVRRKKAVYKKAELAKKTEVQAHSPSRKFILKPAIKYTRPTHLSCVKRKTTAAGGESTHAPSVFKQAKDKVSDGLTKSPEKRSSLPRPSSILPPRRGVSGDRDENSFSLNSSIASSSRRTTRSEPIRRAGKSGTSTPTTPGSTAITPGTPPSYSSRTPGTPGTPSYPRTPHTPGTPKSAILVPSEKKVAIIRTPPKSPATPKQLRLINQPLPDLKNVKSKIGSTDNIKYQPKGGQVRILNKKIDFSKVQSRCGSKDNITHSAGGGNVQIVTKKIDLSHVTSKCGSLKNIRHRPGGGRVKIESVKLDFKEKAQAKVGSLDNAHHVPGGGNVKIDSQKLNFREHAKARVDHGAEIITQSPGRSSVASPRRLSNVSSSGSINLLESPQLATLAEDVTAALAKQGL
- the MAP2 gene encoding microtubule-associated protein 2 isoform X9; the protein is MADDRKDDAKVPHWTSAQLTEASAHPHPPEIKDQGGAGEGLVRSANGFPYREDEEGAFGEHGSQSTYSDTKENGINGELTSADRETAEEVSARIVQVVTAEAVAVLKGEQEKEAQHKDQPAALPLAPEETANLPPSPPPSPASEQTVPVEEGVLTASKMEFHDQQELTPSLAEPLDKKESEKQIKPGEDLKHTALVSQPETIKTSPDKKDMQGAEEERAPLTLFGHALGSGLEDTKQKTEPSLVVPGIGLPAETPAPKEQKNWFIEMPMEAKNDEWGLVAPISPGPLTPMKKKDVLEDIPKWEGKQFDSPMPSPFQGGSFTLPLDVMKNEIVGEVSPFAAALLQLSDKKSLEISGPVTAKDIAKVEEPHKDKPDKMADAPASEATMSPKVAHIPIVEECVPEKVLGEEKGAMKQESVQKKETSTLSGQESTLTEKEPQLKLEEKTTSSDKETMPKESEPPKLTGKETGIIQPSIKHTFSEEEQKGQEPTTNASKQESSPVSLEQTVTNTAMASTTLENVRKEPAALSEKSAIEDLFEEKVADKDNKVEGVGAATSAELDMPFYEDKSGMSKYFETSALKEEVTKSIQPGSDYYELSDTRENAQKSFDTVSPMYKNGDKGLQAGKESQPNAAAQEAGYSTFAKSYPSDLPEEPSSPQERMFTIDPKVYGEKRDLHSKNKDDLTLSRSLGLGGRSAIEQRSMSINLPMSCLDSIALGFNFGRGHDLSPLASDILTNTSGSMDEGDDYLPATTPALEKAPCFPIESKEEEEQIEGEKATGEPSTQVETLCESPFLAKDYYKNGTVMAPDLPEMLDLAGTRSRLASVSAEEAARRKSVPSETVVEERSTGLPPVADENHIIVKTDSQIEDLGYCVFNKYTVPLPSPVQDSENLSGESGSFHEGTDDKVRRDLATDLSLIEVKLAAAGRVKDEFSTEKEASPLVSGDKSGLSREFDQERKANEKLDTVLEKSEEHADSKEHSKETEDNIETFGLGVTYEHALAKELTVSKDASLLMAEKAEKSLSSVPEVAEVEPPKEAHPELDFSAKKANQGQLDIKISDFGQMASGLTINAGQAAELKLEATQVLTPSSTAPQDADMFMGVESGHMKEGTRVSDTAEIKEKVAKPDLVHQEAVDKEESYESSGEHESLTMESLKPDEGKKETSPESSLIQDEIAIKLSVEIPCAPAISEADLAPDERADVQMEFIQLPKEESKETPGISITPSEATEPLLEGIGAEPAEAQSEEEEIEARGEYDKLLFRSDTLQITDLGVSGVRGESGETCPGEHKGVIESVVTIEDDFITVVQTTTDEGESGSHSVRFAAIEQPEVERRLSPPGEEQLKIEEAAEAQAEPKDGSPEAPASPEREEVGLSEYKAETYDDYKDETTIDDSIMDADSLWVDTQDDDRSIMTEQLETIPKEEKAEKEARRPSLEKHRKEKPFKTGRGRISTPERKIAKKEPSTVSRDEVRRKKAVYKKAELAKKTEVQAHSPSRKFILKPAIKYTRPTHLSCVKRKTTAAGGESTHAPSVFKQAKDKVSNSTLSKIPALQGNTKSPRSSSAYPSVTKRAIFSDSFLIQPTSAGSTDRLPYSESGNKDGLTKSPEKRSSLPRPSSILPPRRGVSGDRDENSFSLNSSIASSSRRTTRSEPIRRAGKSGTSTPTTPGSTAITPGTPPSYSSRTPGTPGTPSYPRTPHTPGTPKSAILVPSEKKVAIIRTPPKSPATPKQLRLINQPLPDLKNVKSKIGSTDNIKYQPKGGQVRILNKKIDFSKVQSRCGSKDNITHSAGGGNVQIVTKKIDLSHVTSKCGSLKNIRHRPGGGRVKIESVKLDFKEKAQAKVGSLDNAHHVPGGGNVKIDSQKLNFREHAKARVDHGAEIITQSPGRSSVASPRRLSNVSSSGSINLLESPQLATLAEDVTAALAKQGL
- the MAP2 gene encoding microtubule-associated protein 2 isoform X18; amino-acid sequence: MAEEEKPVTLPEKECGAAKASDQPKGPSEGQAESSAEVQVVPEDSAPAGAPQEKSVKEVTEVSAEVKTPSSAREGVLTASKMEFHDQQELTPSLAEPLDKKESEKQIKPGEDLKHTALVSQPETIKTSPDKKDMQGAEEERAPLTLFGHALGSGLEDTKQKTEPSLVVPGIGLPAETPAPKEQKNWFIEMPMEAKNDEWGLVAPISPGPLTPMKKKDVLEDIPKWEGKQFDSPMPSPFQGGSFTLPLDVMKNEIVGEVSPFAAALLQLSDKKSLEISGPVTAKDIAKVEEPHKDKPDKMADAPASEATMSPKVAHIPIVEECVPEKVLGEEKGAMKQESVQKKETSTLSGQESTLTEKEPQLKLEEKTTSSDKETMPKESEPPKLTGKETGIIQPSIKHTFSEEEQKGQEPTTNASKQESSPVSLEQTVTNTAMASTTLENVRKEPAALSEKSAIEDLFEEKVADKDNKVEGVGAATSAELDMPFYEDKSGMSKYFETSALKEEVTKSIQPGSDYYELSDTRENAQKSFDTVSPMYKNGDKGLQAGKESQPNAAAQEAGYSTFAKSYPSDLPEEPSSPQERMFTIDPKVYGEKRDLHSKNKDDLTLSRSLGLGGRSAIEQRSMSINLPMSCLDSIALGFNFGRGHDLSPLASDILTNTSGSMDEGDDYLPATTPALEKAPCFPIESKEEEEQIEGEKATGEPSTQVETLCESPFLAKDYYKNGTVMAPDLPEMLDLAGTRSRLASVSAEEAARRKSVPSETVVEERSTGLPPVADENHIIVKTDSQIEDLGYCVFNKYTVPLPSPVQDSENLSGESGSFHEGTDDKVRRDLATDLSLIEVKLAAAGRVKDEFSTEKEASPLVSGDKSGLSREFDQERKANEKLDTVLEKSEEHADSKEHSKETEDNIETFGLGVTYEHALAKELTVSKDASLLMAEKAEKSLSSVPEVAEVEPPKEAHPELDFSAKKANQGQLDIKISDFGQMASGLTINAGQAAELKLEATQVLTPSSTAPQDADMFMGVESGHMKEGTRVSDTAEIKEKVAKPDLVHQEAVDKEESYESSGEHESLTMESLKPDEGKKETSPESSLIQDEIAIKLSVEIPCAPAISEADLAPDERADVQMEFIQLPKEESKETPGISITPSEATEPLLEGIGAEPAEAQSEEEEIEARGEYDKLLFRSDTLQITDLGVSGVRGESGETCPGEHKGVIESVVTIEDDFITVVQTTTDEGESGSHSVRFAAIEQPEVERRLSPPGEEQLKIEEAAEAQAEPKDGSPEAPASPEREEVGLSEYKAETYDDYKDETTIDDSIMDADSLWVDTQDDDRSIMTEQLETIPKEEKAEKEARRPSLEKHRKEKPFKTGRGRISTPERKIAKKEPSTVSRDEVRRKKAVYKKAELAKKTEVQAHSPSRKFILKPAIKYTRPTHLSCVKRKTTAAGGESTHAPSVFKQAKDKVSNSTLSKIPALQGNTKSPRSSSAYPSVTKRAIFSDSFLIQPTSAGSTDRLPYSESGNKDGLTKSPEKRSSLPRPSSILPPRRGVSGDRDENSFSLNSSIASSSRRTTRSEPIRRAGKSGTSTPTTPGSTAITPGTPPSYSSRTPGTPGTPSYPRTPHTPGTPKSAILVPSEKKVAIIRTPPKSPATPKQLRLINQPLPDLKNVKSKIGSTDNIKYQPKGGQVRILNKKIDFSKVQSRCGSKDNITHSAGGGNVQIVTKKIDLSHVTSKCGSLKNIRHRPGGGRVKIESVKLDFKEKAQAKVGSLDNAHHVPGGGNVKIDSQKLNFREHAKARVDHGAEIITQSPGRSSVASPRRLSNVSSSGSINLLESPQLATLAEDVTAALAKQGL
- the MAP2 gene encoding microtubule-associated protein 2 isoform X25; amino-acid sequence: MAEEEKPVTLPEKECGAAKASDQPKGPSEGQAESSAEVQVVPEDSAPAGAPQEKSVKEVTEVSAEVKTPSSAREGVLTASKMEFHDQQELTPSLAEPLDKKESEKQIKPGEDLKHTALVSQPETIKTSPDKKDMQGAEEERAPLTLFGHALGSGLEDTKQKTEPSLVVPGIGLPAETPAPKEQKNWFIEMPMEAKNDEWGLVAPISPGPLTPMKKKDVLEDIPKWEGKQFDSPMPSPFQGGSFTLPLDVMKNEIVGEVSPFAAALLQLSDKKSLEISGPVTAKDIAKVEEPHKDKPDKMADAPASEATMSPKVAHIPIVEECVPEKVLGEEKGAMKQESVQKKETSTLSGQESTLTEKEPQLKLEEKTTSSDKETMPKESEPPKLTGKETGIIQPSIKHTFSEEEQKGQEPTTNASKQESSPVSLEQTVTNTAMASTTLENVRKEPAALSEKSAIEDLFEEKVADKDNKVEGVGAATSAELDMPFYEDKSGMSKYFETSALKEEVTKSIQPGSDYYELSDTRENAQKSFDTVSPMYKNGDKGLQAGKESQPNAAAQEAGYSTFAKSYPSDLPEEPSSPQERMFTIDPKVYGEKRDLHSKNKDDLTLSRSLGLGGRSAIEQRSMSINLPMSCLDSIALGFNFGRGHDLSPLASDILTNTSGSMDEGDDYLPATTPALEKAPCFPIESKEEEEQIEGEKATGEPSTQVETLCESPFLAKDYYKNGTVMAPDLPEMLDLAGTRSRLASVSAEEAARRKSVPSETVVEERSTGLPPVADENHIIVKTDSQIEDLGYCVFNKYTVPLPSPVQDSENLSGESGSFHEGTDDKVRRDLATDLSLIEVKLAAAGRVKDEFSTEKEASPLVSGDKSGLSREFDQERKANEKLDTVLEKSEEHADSKEHSKETEDNIETFGLGVTYEHALAKELTVSKDASLLMAEKAEKSLSSVPEVAEVEPPKEAHPELDFSAKKANQGQLDIKISDFGQMASGLTINAGQAAELKLEATQVLTPSSTAPQDADMFMGVESGHMKEGTRVSDTAEIKEKVAKPDLVHQEAVDKEESYESSGEHESLTMESLKPDEGKKETSPESSLIQDEIAIKLSVEIPCAPAISEADLAPDERADVQMEFIQLPKEESKETPGISITPSEATEPLLEGIGAEPAEAQSEEEEIEARGEYDKLLFRSDTLQITDLGVSGVRGESGETCPGEHKGVIESVVTIEDDFITVVQTTTDEGESGSHSVRFAAIEQPEVERRLSPPGEEQLKIEEAAEAQAEPKDGSPEAPASPEREEVGLSEYKAETYDDYKDETTIDDSIMDADSLWVDTQDDDRSIMTEQLETIPKEEKAEKEARRPSLEKHRKEKPFKTGRGRISTPERKIAKKEPSTVSRDEVRRKKAVYKKAELAKKTEVQAHSPSRKFILKPAIKYTRPTHLSCVKRKTTAAGGESTHAPSVFKQAKDKVSDGLTKSPEKRSSLPRPSSILPPRRGVSGDRDENSFSLNSSIASSSRRTTRSEPIRRAGKSGTSTPTTPGSTAITPGTPPSYSSRTPGTPGTPSYPRTPHTPGTPKSAILVPSEKKVAIIRTPPKSPATPKQLRLINQPLPDLKNVKSKIGSTDNIKYQPKGGQVQIVTKKIDLSHVTSKCGSLKNIRHRPGGGRVKIESVKLDFKEKAQAKVGSLDNAHHVPGGGNVKIDSQKLNFREHAKARVDHGAEIITQSPGRSSVASPRRLSNVSSSGSINLLESPQLATLAEDVTAALAKQGL